Proteins from a single region of Vicinamibacteria bacterium:
- a CDS encoding PAS domain S-box protein, whose translation MGASVRVLHLEDSPTDSELVELALREAGMDWEVVRVETRDAFVAALEGGGYNIVVSDYSLPSFNGLQALREAKARRPEMAFLFFTATLGEERAVEALKAGATDFVAKERRDRLAPALLRALAETAERAARRQAEDALRSTKERLHHLVSSSPAVLYSLRVAGQTLVPDWVSENIEQLLGYAPAEVLKSEWWVDRVHAEDREPVLAQVQKLLQEGHVVREYRFRRKDGAYRWVRDEQKLLRDGEGNPLEVVASWSDVTERKQAELRLQEREEQYRLLFDSNPHPMWVFDAETLAFLAVNDAAVRQYGYTPAEFLGMTINDIRPPEEIPKLSAHLKGLLRMPPGSPSGWRHRTKDGSLIEVDISSDPITFQGRKAVLVLAHDVTEKRRLEAQLLQSQKMEAVGQLAGGVAHDFNNLLGVITGYTELMLKDLGVGHPGFRRAAEIQKAADRAGSLTRQLLAFSRKQVLVPEVLDLNTVLDDTEKMLRRLIGEDVQLVTVFASGLGLVKADPGQMEQVIINLAVNARDAMPRGGKLIIETANVDLDGSYTRLHPDVKPGSYVMLAVSDTGHGMDADTMSHIFEPFFTTKEEGKGTGLGLSTVFGIIKQSGGHVAVYSEVGQGTSFKVYLPRREEAGTLASAGAVRAEAPSTGSETILLVEDAEALRLLIAEILEVGGYRVLPGASPEQALATADGHDGPIHLLLTDVVMPRMSGRQVADRIKASRPTVKIMYMSGYTDEAISHHGALEPGTHFIQKPFTADALLRKVREVLEA comes from the coding sequence ATGGGGGCTAGCGTCCGGGTCCTCCACCTCGAAGACAGCCCAACCGATTCCGAGCTCGTGGAGTTGGCGCTCCGGGAGGCCGGTATGGACTGGGAGGTGGTGAGGGTGGAGACCCGAGATGCCTTCGTGGCTGCCCTCGAGGGGGGCGGCTACAACATCGTGGTCTCCGACTACAGCCTTCCCTCCTTCAACGGACTCCAGGCCCTGCGGGAGGCGAAGGCGCGGAGGCCGGAGATGGCCTTCCTATTCTTCACCGCCACCCTCGGAGAAGAGCGCGCGGTCGAGGCTCTCAAGGCCGGGGCCACGGACTTTGTGGCCAAGGAGAGGCGGGACCGACTCGCCCCCGCTCTCCTGCGGGCGCTGGCGGAGACGGCCGAGCGGGCCGCCCGCCGGCAGGCCGAGGATGCCTTGCGCAGCACCAAGGAGCGACTCCACCACCTCGTGAGCTCGAGCCCGGCGGTTCTGTACTCGCTCCGGGTCGCGGGCCAGACGCTCGTCCCCGACTGGGTGAGCGAGAACATCGAGCAGCTGCTCGGTTACGCTCCTGCCGAGGTCCTCAAGTCGGAGTGGTGGGTGGATCGGGTCCATGCCGAGGACCGGGAGCCGGTCCTGGCCCAGGTTCAGAAGCTCCTGCAGGAGGGGCACGTCGTCCGCGAGTATCGCTTCCGCCGCAAGGACGGGGCGTACCGCTGGGTTCGGGACGAGCAGAAGCTGCTGCGGGACGGGGAAGGGAACCCGCTTGAGGTAGTGGCGTCGTGGTCGGACGTCACGGAGCGGAAGCAGGCCGAGCTGAGGTTGCAGGAGCGCGAGGAGCAGTATCGGCTCTTGTTCGACAGCAACCCGCATCCGATGTGGGTCTTCGACGCGGAGACGCTCGCCTTCCTCGCCGTCAACGACGCCGCCGTTCGACAGTACGGATACACGCCGGCGGAGTTTCTGGGCATGACCATCAATGACATCCGGCCCCCCGAGGAGATTCCAAAGCTCTCCGCGCATCTCAAGGGACTCTTGCGGATGCCGCCGGGGTCCCCGAGCGGCTGGCGGCACCGGACGAAGGACGGCTCCCTCATCGAGGTCGACATCTCGTCCGATCCGATCACGTTTCAGGGGCGGAAGGCGGTGCTCGTCCTCGCCCACGACGTGACGGAGAAGAGGAGGCTGGAGGCGCAGCTCCTCCAGTCCCAGAAGATGGAGGCCGTCGGCCAGCTCGCGGGCGGGGTGGCGCACGACTTCAACAATCTCCTGGGCGTCATCACCGGCTATACCGAGCTGATGCTGAAGGACCTGGGAGTGGGGCACCCCGGCTTCCGGCGCGCGGCGGAGATCCAGAAGGCGGCGGATCGGGCCGGGAGCCTGACCCGCCAGCTCCTGGCCTTCAGCCGCAAGCAGGTCCTGGTCCCGGAGGTGCTGGACCTGAACACCGTGCTCGACGACACCGAGAAGATGCTGCGGCGGCTCATCGGCGAGGACGTCCAGCTCGTCACCGTCTTCGCTTCCGGGCTGGGTCTAGTGAAGGCGGATCCGGGGCAGATGGAGCAGGTGATCATCAACCTGGCCGTGAACGCCCGCGACGCCATGCCGCGGGGGGGCAAGCTCATCATCGAGACCGCGAACGTAGATCTGGACGGGAGCTACACCCGCCTGCATCCCGACGTCAAGCCCGGCTCCTACGTGATGCTGGCCGTGAGCGACACCGGGCACGGGATGGACGCGGACACGATGTCGCACATCTTCGAGCCCTTCTTCACCACCAAGGAGGAAGGCAAGGGCACGGGGCTCGGCCTGTCCACGGTTTTTGGGATCATCAAGCAGAGCGGCGGCCACGTCGCCGTCTACAGCGAGGTCGGCCAGGGGACATCGTTCAAGGTCTATCTCCCGCGGAGGGAGGAGGCAGGGACGCTCGCGTCGGCGGGGGCGGTGCGGGCGGAGGCGCCGTCCACGGGTTCGGAGACGATCCTGCTGGTGGAGGACGCGGAGGCGCTGCGGTTGTTGATCGCGGAGATCCTGGAAGTGGGGGGCTACCGGGTTCTTCCCGGGGCGAGCCCGGAGCAGGCGCTCGCGACCGCGGACGGCCACGACGGCCCGATCCACCTCCTACTCACCGACGTGGTCATGCCCCGGATGAGCGGGCGTCAGGTGGCGGACCGGATCAAGGCCTCCCGGCCCACAGTGAAGATCATGTACATGTCGGGCTACACCGACGAAGCCATCAGCCATCACGGTGCCCTCGAGCCCGGCACCCACTTCATTCAGAAGCCGTTCACCGCGGACGCCCTCCTGCGGAAGGTGCGCGAGGTCCTGGAGGCCTGA
- a CDS encoding TonB-dependent receptor — protein MFHVSSPGRPRQSLVFPAPLLPLVFLASTTSLLADNQRDLTSISLEELAQTRVTSVSKEEEPLFQTPAAVYVITAEDIRRSGATSIPEALRLAPGVEVARINSNQWAVGIRGFTSRLSRSELALMDGRSLYTPLFAGTYWEVQDTVLDDIERIEVVRGPGGTLWGANAVNGIVNIITKNSRDTQGGLVYGGGGNQERGFVGARYGGTVGDTGSYRVYGKYFDREPGYHASGDDFDGWHMAQSGFRSDWKLPSSDRLTVQGDIYNGRAGERTALTSFSPPYQRTVDTPAELSGGNLLARWDHSLLGSSLAVTSYYDRTRRLEPTFHETRDTFNIDIQDQFGLARQKVVWGLGYRFSSGRGQGADTIAFVPPDRTDHIFSLFVQDEIALVKDRLTLSLGTKLERNEYTGFELQPSGRLLWSPGSRQAIWAAITRAVRTPSRIERDLSLTASFSPTLPVFAQISGNDSFTSESVVAYEAGYRVRPTDRLSLDLALFYNRYSDLLSIESGTPIPAPGRQILPFRFANMLGGHASGLELSSLAQLTRSWTMAAEYSYLSMSLMAQPGSTDLTSVPTDEASPRHIARIRSSWRLPAGLDADVSLRWVDAIRSQKTPAYSALDARLAWPVVAKLELAVVGQNLLRDHHLEFGSGPTAVEIPRSIYGEARWRW, from the coding sequence ATGTTTCATGTGTCGAGCCCAGGGCGGCCCCGCCAGTCTCTCGTTTTTCCAGCCCCGCTCCTCCCTCTCGTCTTTCTGGCCTCCACGACCTCCTTGCTGGCCGACAACCAGCGCGACTTGACCTCCATCAGCCTGGAGGAGCTCGCGCAGACCCGGGTCACCTCGGTGTCCAAGGAGGAAGAACCGCTGTTCCAGACCCCGGCCGCGGTCTACGTCATCACCGCGGAGGACATTCGACGTTCGGGGGCCACGAGCATTCCGGAGGCTCTTCGGCTGGCGCCGGGGGTCGAGGTGGCCCGCATCAACTCCAATCAATGGGCGGTGGGGATCCGCGGCTTCACCAGTCGCCTCTCGCGCTCCGAGCTCGCCCTGATGGACGGGCGCAGCCTCTACACCCCCCTGTTCGCGGGCACGTACTGGGAGGTGCAGGACACGGTCCTGGACGACATCGAGCGGATCGAGGTCGTGCGGGGGCCCGGGGGGACCCTCTGGGGCGCGAACGCGGTGAACGGGATCGTCAACATCATCACGAAGAATTCCCGGGACACCCAGGGCGGGCTCGTCTACGGGGGGGGTGGGAACCAGGAACGGGGCTTCGTCGGCGCGCGCTATGGCGGAACGGTCGGCGACACGGGCAGCTACCGGGTCTACGGCAAATACTTCGACCGCGAGCCTGGATATCACGCCAGCGGCGACGACTTCGACGGGTGGCACATGGCTCAGAGCGGATTCCGCTCCGATTGGAAGCTTCCCTCGAGCGACCGGCTGACCGTCCAGGGAGACATCTATAACGGCCGAGCGGGCGAGCGGACCGCGCTGACCTCCTTTTCGCCCCCCTATCAGCGCACGGTGGACACCCCCGCGGAGCTCTCGGGAGGCAACCTGCTGGCCCGGTGGGATCACTCGCTTCTGGGGTCGAGTCTCGCCGTCACCTCCTATTACGACCGCACGCGTCGATTGGAGCCCACCTTTCACGAGACTCGCGACACCTTCAATATCGACATCCAGGACCAGTTCGGCCTCGCCCGCCAGAAGGTGGTCTGGGGTCTTGGCTATCGGTTCTCCTCCGGCCGGGGGCAGGGGGCCGATACCATAGCTTTCGTCCCCCCGGACCGGACCGATCACATCTTCAGCCTCTTCGTCCAGGACGAGATCGCGCTCGTGAAGGATCGCTTGACGCTCAGCCTGGGGACCAAGCTGGAGCGGAACGAGTACACGGGGTTCGAGCTCCAACCCAGCGGTCGCTTGCTGTGGTCTCCGGGTTCTCGTCAGGCGATCTGGGCCGCCATCACCCGGGCCGTGCGCACGCCCTCCCGGATCGAGCGCGACCTTTCTCTGACCGCGTCCTTCAGCCCCACCCTCCCCGTCTTCGCGCAGATCTCCGGGAATGACTCCTTCACGAGCGAGAGTGTGGTCGCCTACGAGGCCGGGTACCGTGTCCGGCCCACGGATCGGCTGAGCCTGGACCTCGCTCTCTTCTACAACCGCTACTCGGACCTCCTCAGCATCGAGAGCGGCACGCCCATCCCGGCCCCCGGCCGCCAGATCCTTCCCTTCCGCTTCGCGAACATGCTCGGCGGGCATGCCTCCGGATTGGAGCTCTCCTCCCTCGCGCAACTGACCAGGTCCTGGACCATGGCCGCGGAGTACTCCTACCTGAGCATGAGCCTCATGGCCCAGCCCGGCAGCACGGACCTCACCTCCGTCCCCACCGACGAGGCGAGCCCCCGTCACATCGCCCGCATCCGCTCCTCCTGGCGGCTTCCCGCGGGCCTGGACGCGGACGTCAGCCTCCGGTGGGTCGACGCCATCCGCTCCCAGAAGACACCCGCCTATTCGGCCCTGGACGCCCGCCTCGCTTGGCCGGTCGTGGCCAAGCTCGAGCTGGCCGTGGTGGGCCAGAACCTCCTGCGCGACCATCACCTCGAGTTCGGCAGCGGCCCCACCGCGGTTGAGATCCCGCGGTCCATCTATGGCGAGGCCCGGTGGCGGTGGTAA
- a CDS encoding YfiR family protein, whose protein sequence is MAVVRLPGSGTLAVLLLLASAQAVDTREAPRASEYQVKAAFLYNFAKFVHWPDERTLGPAFTVAVLGEDPFGGILESTFAGKTILDRNVEVRRISAPEAAGKFQILFIGSSERPRLAEILKALEGTSVLTVGEMDGFSDRGGMITFKLKNDLVRFDINLDQVERAHLKMSSQLIRLALRVISKGDGV, encoded by the coding sequence GTGGCGGTGGTAAGGCTCCCGGGCTCGGGTACTCTGGCCGTTCTCTTGTTGCTCGCCTCGGCCCAGGCGGTGGACACGCGGGAGGCCCCCCGGGCGAGCGAGTACCAGGTCAAAGCCGCGTTCCTCTACAACTTTGCCAAGTTCGTGCACTGGCCGGACGAGCGCACTCTCGGCCCCGCCTTCACCGTCGCCGTCTTGGGCGAGGACCCCTTCGGCGGGATCCTGGAGAGCACCTTTGCCGGAAAGACCATTCTGGACAGAAACGTGGAGGTCCGCCGGATCAGCGCCCCGGAGGCCGCGGGCAAGTTCCAGATCCTCTTCATCGGCTCGTCCGAGCGGCCCCGCCTGGCGGAGATCCTGAAGGCCCTGGAGGGAACCAGCGTTCTCACCGTGGGCGAGATGGACGGCTTCTCGGACCGGGGCGGGATGATCACCTTCAAGCTGAAGAACGACCTCGTCCGCTTCGACATCAACCTGGACCAAGTCGAGCGCGCGCACCTCAAGATGAGCTCTCAGCTCATCCGCCTGGCCCTGCGTGTCATCTCCAAGGGTGACGGCGTCTGA
- a CDS encoding ATP-binding protein, producing the protein MNLLGGMSIRRKLTSIGMLSSVTALVTASIAFLAYDLHSFRESMVRRILSEAHIISFNSVSPLLFNDTEAASATLGGLRGEPAVAAALIVAEKGGRPLASYARDGGSAATLLNPSPEIPAGYLFTAGELLVSEPIRFEGKTVGTLLIRADLDELADRQRRYAGMVMVILAGSFLLAIAISRIVEKTISRPLLNLANTARTVSSQKDYSVRAKSEGNDEIGSLIGTFNEMLDQIERQNSDLQEARVDLERRVEARTHDLAAANKELEAFSYSVSHDLRAPLRGIDGFSKAVLSGYGSQLDEQGRHYLERVRAGTQRMARLIDDLLGLARVSRRDLVRQEVSLSEIAGRVAAELATRPPVREVRVRVEADLTAEADPHLLTIVLENLMGNAWKFTAKREDACIEVGKLKDGAGAAFYVRDNGAGFDMAYADKLFGAFQRLHSDADFEGTGIGLATVQRIVNRHSGRIWAEGTVGEGATFYFTLERNP; encoded by the coding sequence ATGAACCTCCTGGGCGGGATGAGCATCCGGCGGAAGCTGACCAGCATCGGCATGCTGAGCAGCGTGACGGCGCTGGTGACGGCGAGCATCGCCTTCCTCGCCTACGATCTGCACAGCTTCCGCGAGTCGATGGTGCGCCGCATCCTGAGCGAGGCGCACATCATCAGCTTCAACAGCGTCTCGCCCCTCCTCTTCAACGACACCGAGGCCGCGAGCGCCACCCTGGGCGGCTTGCGGGGAGAACCGGCGGTAGCGGCGGCCCTCATCGTCGCCGAGAAGGGGGGCCGGCCCCTCGCCAGCTATGCCCGCGACGGCGGGTCGGCGGCGACGCTTCTCAACCCTTCTCCCGAGATTCCGGCCGGATACCTCTTCACGGCCGGCGAGCTCCTCGTGTCCGAGCCCATCCGGTTCGAGGGAAAGACCGTGGGCACGCTGCTGATCCGCGCCGACCTGGATGAGCTGGCCGACCGTCAGCGCCGCTACGCGGGCATGGTGATGGTCATCCTGGCCGGGTCCTTCCTCCTCGCCATCGCGATCTCCCGGATCGTCGAGAAGACGATCTCCAGGCCGCTGTTGAACCTGGCCAACACCGCGCGCACCGTTTCCTCCCAGAAGGACTACTCGGTGCGGGCCAAGTCGGAGGGCAACGACGAGATCGGCTCCCTCATCGGCACCTTCAACGAGATGCTGGACCAGATCGAGCGGCAGAACTCCGACCTCCAGGAGGCCCGCGTCGACCTGGAGAGGCGCGTCGAGGCCCGGACCCACGACCTGGCGGCCGCGAACAAGGAGCTGGAGGCGTTCTCGTATTCGGTGTCTCATGACCTCCGGGCTCCCCTGCGGGGGATCGACGGCTTCAGCAAGGCCGTCCTCAGCGGGTACGGGTCCCAGCTCGACGAACAGGGTCGTCACTACCTGGAGCGGGTGCGGGCCGGGACCCAGCGGATGGCCAGGCTGATAGACGACCTGCTCGGGCTGGCCAGGGTCAGCCGTCGGGATCTGGTCCGCCAAGAGGTGAGCCTGAGCGAGATCGCGGGTCGGGTGGCGGCCGAGCTGGCGACGCGGCCGCCGGTACGGGAGGTGCGTGTGCGCGTGGAAGCGGACCTCACCGCGGAGGCGGATCCCCACCTCTTGACCATCGTGCTCGAGAACTTGATGGGCAACGCGTGGAAGTTCACGGCCAAGAGGGAGGATGCCTGCATCGAGGTGGGCAAGCTCAAGGATGGCGCGGGGGCGGCCTTCTATGTGCGCGACAACGGGGCGGGCTTCGACATGGCGTACGCGGACAAGCTCTTCGGTGCGTTCCAGCGGCTTCACAGCGATGCGGATTTCGAGGGCACGGGAATCGGCCTGGCCACCGTGCAGCGGATCGTCAACCGCCACAGTGGACGGATATGGGCCGAAGGGACGGTCGGCGAAGGGGCGACGTTCTACTTCACTCTGGAGCGCAATCCATGA